One window of the Alligator mississippiensis isolate rAllMis1 chromosome 5, rAllMis1, whole genome shotgun sequence genome contains the following:
- the SELE gene encoding E-selectin, with protein MNYLGFLSVLIYGFMMLEEGDCWTYHYSDENKTYSEAENWCKEHYTNLVAIQNKEEIHYLNETLPFSPSYYWIGIRKNNGVWTWVGTNKQLTDEATNWAAGEPNNKKNDEDCVEIYIKREVDFGKWNDESCMKKKVALCYAASCKPSSCSGNGECTETINSHNCSCSPAFFGPECEHAVTCAPLKAPEHGTLSCIHAVEGVSFSYESYCQVQCEEGYESTELKGVSCTSSGKWSAPMPTCRAVKCGALKAPSHGSLNCTQPSESLVWNSTCEFACEEGFVLRGSDKRQCRSSGEWDGQQPKCKAVTCEAVKIPDKGIVICSHPNPELPYNSTCEFHCEEGYALSGSPKIQCTAPGQWSAPFPKCEAVKCGALKAPTHGSLNCTQPSESLVWNSTCEFACEKGFVLSGSDKRQCRTSGEWDGQQPECKAVECEAVKVPEKGFVSCTRLDPELMYSLTCEFHCEEGYALSGTSKIQCTAEGQWSQPFPKCEAVKCGALKAPTHGSLTCTHSSESLLWNSTCEFACEEGFVLSGSDKLQCRASGEWDGQQPECKAVKCEAVNMPDKGIVICSHPNPELPYNSTCEFQCEEGYALSGSSKIQCTAQGQWSQTFPKCEVAQCETLILPEKVSMNCSHPIGDFAYGTVCEFSCTAGWLLNGSNILECDGSGNWTSSLPTCEAPRVPEELVSYVTVGIAAASASFLSTASFLIWLVKRLRRKAKKFTPSSSCQSLSSEGTFQSAAHLI; from the exons ATGAATTACCTGGGGTTCTTGTCTGTTCTCATCTATG GATTTATGATGCTGGAGGAAGGCGATTGTTGGACATATCATTATTCAGATGAAAACAAGACTTACAGTGAAGCTGAGAATTGGTGTAAAGAACACTATACAAACCTGGTCGCCATTCAAAATAAGGAGGAAATTCACTACCTGAATGAAACATTACCCTTCAGTCCAAGTTATTATTGgattggaatcagaaaaaataatggTGTATGGACCTGGGTAGGAACAAATAAACAACTGACAGATGAGGCTACAAACTGGGCTGCGGGTGaaccaaacaacaaaaaaaatgacGAGGACTGTGTTGAAATCTACATCAAAAGAGAAGTAGACTTTGGCAAGTGGAATGATGAAAGTTGTATGAAGAAGAAAGTTGCCTTGTGCTATGCAG CTTCCTGCAAGCCCTCTTCCTGCAGTGGCAATGGTGAATGCACTGAGACCATTAACAGTCATAACTGCAGCTGTTCTCCTGCATTTTTTGGGCCAGAGTGTGAACATG CTGTGACTTGTGCCCCATTAAAAGCCCCTGAACATGGGACTTTGAGTTGCATCCATGCAGTGGAGGGTGTGAGCTTTAGCTATGAATCATACTGCCAGGTTCAGTGTGAAGAAGGTTATGAATCAACTGAATTGAAAGGAGTATCGTGTACCTCTTCTGGAAAATGGTCTGCACCCATGCCAACATGTAGAG CTGTGAAATGTGGTGCATTGAAGGCTCCTAGTCATGGTTCCCTCAACTGCACTCAACCATCTGAAAGCTTAGTGTGGAATTCCACCTGCGAGTTTGCCTGTGAAGAAGGGTTTGTGCTGAGGGGCTCAGACAAGCGGCAGTGTCGCTCTTCTGGAGAGTGGGATGGACAGCAGCCAAAATGCAAAG CTGTGACATGTGAAGCAGTAAAGATCCCTGATAAAGGCATTGTGATTTGCAGCCATCCTAATCCAGAACTCCCTTACAACTCAACCTGTGAGTTCCACTGTGAGGAAGGCTATGCACTAAGTGGCTCACCCAAAATTCAGTGCACAGCACCAGGACAATGGTCAGCGCCATTTCCAAAGTGTGAAG CTGTGAAGTGTGGTGCATTGAAGGCTCCTACTCATGGTTCCCTGAACTGCACTCAGCCGTCTGAAAGCTTAGTGTGGAATTCCACCTGTGAGTTTGCCTGTGAGAAAGGGTTTGTGTTGAGCGGCTCAGACAAGCGGCAGTGTCGCACTTCTGGAGAGTGGGATGGACAGCAGCCAGAATGCAAAG CTGTGGAGTGTGAAGCAGTAAAAGTGCCTGAAAAAGGCTTTGTCAGTTGTACTCGACTTGATCCAGAACTCATGTACAGCTTGACCTGTGAGTTCCACTGCGAGGAGGGCTATGCACTAAGTGGAACATCCAAAATTCAGTGcacagcagaggggcagtggTCACAACCGTTCCCAAAGTGTGAAG CTGTGAAGTGTGGTGCATTGAAGGCTCCTACTCATGGTTCCCTGACTTGCACTCACTCATCTGAAAGCTTATTGTGGAATTCCACCTGTGAGTTTGCCTGCGAGGAAGGGTTTGTGTTGAGTGGCTCAGACAAGCTGCAGTGTCGTGCTTCTGGAGAGTGGGATGGACAGCAGCCAGAATGCAAAG CTGTGAAGTGTGAAGCAGTAAATATGCCTGATAAAGGCATTGTGATTTGCAGTCACCCTAATCCAGAACTCCCTTACAACTCAACCTGTGAATTCCAATGTGAGGAGGGATATGCACTAAGTGGATCATCCAAAATTCAGTGCACAGCACAGGGACAGTGGTCACAGACTTTCCCGAAGTGTGAAG TTGCACAATGTGAAACCTTGATTCTGCCTGAGAAGGTCTCCATGAATTGTTCACATCCTATTGGTGACTTTGCATATGGAACAGTCTGTGAATTCAGCTGTACTGCGGGATGGTTGTTAAATGGTTCTAATATTCTTGAatgtgatggttcaggaaactGGACTTCAAGTCTGCCAACATGTGAAG